Proteins encoded within one genomic window of Rhododendron vialii isolate Sample 1 chromosome 1a, ASM3025357v1:
- the LOC131319052 gene encoding uncharacterized protein LOC131319052, producing MLSFGSLGIGLSLVFGFVFLGVVAEIYHLVRRRKEDRNNVRRGGKEISTLFCCKNPNSVETADSLKNPDPKGPEPDLESGTKGFGEEESVESELKRLHNLCGPPRFLFTIKEETKEDLESDDGKSRGGERSRKGSRTRSLGDLVFAIDTPVSLTPLASPKGSYQFESYEVHGLNPLFESFSEADFDSLRSSPPPTMKFLRDAEEKLMRRLIEEAEKRAKEERDGSFIRIIAGKNRETEQHQ from the coding sequence ATGTTATCTTTTGGCAGTTTAGGAATTGGTCTGAGTCTCGTTTTCGGTTTCGTTTTCCTAGGCGTCGTCGCAGAGATTTACCACTTGGTGCGGCGGAGGAAGGAGGACAGAAACAACGTCAGAAGAGGAGGGAAAGAGATTTCCACTCTGTTTTGCTGTAAGAATCCAAATTCCGTCGAAACAGCCGATTCTTTGAAGAACCCAGATCCCAAAGGCCCCGAACCAGACCTCGAATCGGGCACGAAAGGCTTCGGTGAAGAAGAAAGTGTGGAGTCAGAACTCAAGAGGCTTCACAATCTCTGCGGGCCCCCAAGGTTTCTCTTCACAATCAAAGAAGAAACCAAGGAAGACTTGGAGTCAGATGATGGGAAAtcgagaggaggagagagaagcagaAAAGGGTCTAGGACTAGGAGCCTCGGCGACCTTGTTTTTGCTATCGACACGCCCGTCAGTCTCACCCCGTTGGCCTCGCCAAAGGGTAGTTACCAGTTCGAGTCTTACGAAGTCCATGGGTTGAATCCTCTGTTTGAATCGTTCTCGGAGGCGGATTTCGATAGTCTGAGGTCTTCACCGCCTCCGACGATGAAGTTCTTGAGGGATGCTGAGGAGAAACTGATGAGAAGGTTGATTGAAGAAGCAGAGAAGAGGGctaaagaggagagagatggttCTTTCATTAGGATTATTGCGGggaaaaacagagaaacagagcaGCATCAGTAG
- the LOC131335833 gene encoding dof zinc finger protein DOF3.6-like, with protein MFSTSVPVFLDHPNWNQEQQPDHQLQGYCGSQNYELELPPPPQVAGGGAPIKANSTADRARQAKLPQPEAGLKCPRCDSANTKFCYFNNYNLSQPRHFCKTCRRYWTRGGSLRNIPVGGGCRKNKRCKNKSSSKSHHQAMNITKSASTSTPSRRSAETPNYFLTPPPQLQMPFTDGIQNCGGGNLGIGGFQPKIATEGGGGGGGEACLGFQSGSSDFLSVGVAEQWRLPFLTGLESSRADFFLYQGHEDVEARSGNSTNHLQAPVKLEENQLGLNLSSSDQFWGGNQWPEFSGLNPSSTSNLL; from the exons ATGTTCTCCACATCCGTTCCAGTCTTTTTAGATCATCCCAATTGGAACCAG GAACAACAACCAGATCACCAATTACAAGGATATTGTGGCAGCCAAAATTATGAACTTGAGCTGCCCCCGCCGCCCCAAGTGGCTGGCGGGGGTGCCCCGATCAAAGCTAACTCAACGGCTGATAGAGCCCGGCAAGCTAAACTACCACAGCCGGAGGCAGGTCTAAAATGCCCCCGGTGCGATTCTGCTAACACAAAATTTTGCTACTTCAACAACTACAACCTCTCTCAGCCCCGCCACTTCTGCAAGACATGTCGCCGGTACTGGACTAGGGGAGGCTCCCTGAGGAATATTCCTGTAGGCGGAGGTTGCCGGAAAAACAAGAGGTGCAAAAATAAAAGTAGTTCAAAATCTCATCATCAAGCGATGAACATCACAAAGAGTGCCAGTACTAGTACTCCCTCCAGACGCAGCGCTGAAACACCGAATTATTTtctcactccaccaccacaattgCAAATGCCCTTCACGGATGGTATACAAAATTGTGGTGGGGGCAACTTGGGTATTGGTGGGTTTCAGCCAAAAATCGCAAcagaaggtggtggtggtggtggtggggaggCTTGTTTAGGGTTTCAGAGTGGGAGTAGCGATTTCTTATCGGTAGGAGTGGCGGAGCAGTGGCGGTTGCCTTTCTTGACCGGCCTTGAGTCGTCACGGGCGGATTTTTTCTTATACCAAGGCCATGAAGATGTTGAAGCAAGATCTGGCAACAGCACTAATCACCTGCAGGCTCCAGTGAAACTGGAAGAGAACCAATTAGGGCTTAATTTATCAAGTAGTGATCAGTTTTGGGGTGGAAATCAATGGCCAGAATTCTCAGGTCTCAATCCTTCTTCCACTAGCAATCTCCTCTGA